One Hermetia illucens chromosome 4, iHerIll2.2.curated.20191125, whole genome shotgun sequence DNA segment encodes these proteins:
- the LOC119654481 gene encoding dnaJ homolog subfamily B member 14-like, with protein sequence MEGNRDEADRCIDIALSAINTGNYEKANKFLRKAENLYPSQRAKDLLQHVSSMSGTSSSKNQANGEGVRHRKSEKQRTTSDSKSDAEVDYTVEQLEIVKRIKKCKDYYEVLGVTKEATDSEIKKSYKKLALQLHPDKNRAPGAAEAFKAIGNAVAVLTDVQKRKDYDLYGSQSDDLRTNHYNHTHFHHSEHSNFEYAYARGFESDISAEELFNMFFGGFQTSRRPTTGGGHHSHYARREQSQQPSLAFGLILVLILISIMSSFLTSDPIYSLAQTSKYPVRRQTNHLGIQYYVKENFNTEYQGSLARLENSVEEDYITTMKQNCYRERTYRESMISRAKTFGSRSQVAQAQQLKTPSCDNLARIGINTRFSIF encoded by the exons ATGGAAGGGAATCGTGACGAAGCAGATCGTTGCATTGACATCGCCCTTAGTGCAATAAACACCGGAAATTACGAAAAGGCAAACAAATTTCTACGAAAGGCCGAGAATCTGTACCCATCACAGCGGGCCAAGGACTTATTGCAACACGTCAGCTCAATGTCAGGAACATCTAGTTCAAAGAACCAGGCCAATGGTGAAGGGGTCCGGCATCGGAAAAGCGAGAAACAGAGAACGACCAGCGACAGCAAATCAGACGCGGAGGTGGACTACACAGTTGAGCAGCTGGAAATTGTGAAGAGAATCAAAAAGTGCAAGGACTACTACGAAGTCTTGGGGGTAACGAAAGAGGCAACTGACTCGGAGATAAAGAAATCGTACAAGAAACTAGCACTGCAGTTGCATCCGGATAAAAATCGGGCTCCTGGTGCGGCTGAGGCATTCAAAGCAATTGGAAACGCGGTAGCTGTTCTCACAGACGTGCAGAAGCGCAAGGACTATGacctgtatgggtcacagagcGACGACTTGCGAACAAATCATTACAATCACACACATTTCCATCACTCGGAACACAGCAACTTCGAATATGCTTACGCACGCGGCTTCGAGTCCGATATTTCGGCGGAGGAATTGTTCAACATGTTCTTTGGCGGCTTTCAAACGAGTCGGCGTCCAACGACAGGCGGTGGTCACCATTCTCACTATGCACGTCGCGAGCAAAGCCAACAACCGAGCTTGGCGTTTGGTTTGATCCTCGTCCTGATCTTGATCTCGATTATGTCCTCGTTTCTTACTTCAGATCCAATTTATAGCTTAGCCCAGACTTC AAAGTATCCTGTGCGTCGGCAAACGAACCACTTGGGGATACAGTATTACGTGAAGGAGAACTTTAATACGGAGTACCAGGGATCGCTGGCGCGATTGGAGAACTCAGTCGAGGAAGACTATATAACGACGATGAAGCAGAATTGTTATCGTGAACGAACGTATC GTGAATCAATGATCAGCCGAGCGAAGACGTTTGGCAGTCGATCACAAGTGGCACAGGCTCAGCAACTCAAAACTCCTTCCTGCGATAATCTTGCTCGAATTGGGATTAATACGCGATTTTCGATATTCTAA